In Deinococcus aerophilus, a single window of DNA contains:
- a CDS encoding 30S ribosomal protein S1 → MEDNTQTPAPQGGTQPTTGTDTATPATTDQSTPQTDTAPQATAPASSAPEEREYPAMTMEDILASEAQEPQSVTRGDIVDGQIVFIGQEGIAVDIGAKVEGIIPLNQLGDEPVTLEEAQGMYKPGETIEAYVVRVDLSNSQIVLSKKRADQDKGWRVLEKMQEADEAFEVEVLEKVRGGLVAQVEGIRAFLPASQVDTRRVNDLDPFVGKPLMVKLIELNRKRNRVIISHRAIMEAQKAKAREETVGQLEAGAQFEGEVVEITDFGVFVNLGGIDGLVHRSELTYGRFNHPRDVVAVGDKVQVQVIDVDEGRERINLSMKSLTQDPWEGAVDRYSVGQRVKGKVTNLTNFGAFVELESGLEGLVHVSEMSWTKRVRHPNEVMKEGDEVEAVILRIDPKERRISLGIRQTTDDPWSALPDRYPPGTPVKGKITGMTDFGVFMEIEEGIEGLIHISELDTARVNNPADLFKKGDEIEAMILNIDPVEQRASLSRRRFLGGGAPPAQRDYVSQGGGSRSDRYGGAPGGGRSGGRGGRGGGADYNYNAKDASQGGKISTKLGDVYADLFAQFGLGGDKKDEATSAESADTASTDTSNEDTQA, encoded by the coding sequence ATGGAAGACAACACCCAGACCCCCGCCCCGCAGGGTGGGACTCAGCCCACGACGGGCACCGATACGGCCACTCCGGCCACGACCGATCAGTCCACTCCGCAGACGGACACTGCGCCGCAGGCCACCGCGCCCGCGAGCAGCGCCCCCGAGGAGCGCGAGTACCCGGCCATGACCATGGAGGACATTCTCGCCAGCGAGGCGCAGGAGCCCCAGAGCGTCACCCGCGGCGACATCGTGGACGGCCAGATCGTGTTCATCGGCCAGGAAGGCATCGCGGTTGACATCGGCGCGAAGGTCGAGGGCATCATTCCCCTCAACCAGCTCGGCGACGAACCCGTGACGCTGGAAGAAGCCCAGGGCATGTACAAGCCCGGCGAAACCATCGAAGCCTATGTGGTCCGCGTGGACCTGTCCAACAGCCAGATCGTGCTCAGCAAGAAGCGCGCCGATCAGGACAAGGGCTGGCGCGTCCTCGAGAAGATGCAGGAAGCCGACGAGGCTTTCGAAGTCGAGGTGCTCGAGAAGGTGCGCGGCGGTCTGGTGGCTCAGGTCGAGGGCATCCGCGCCTTCCTGCCTGCCTCTCAGGTCGATACCCGCCGGGTCAACGATCTGGATCCCTTCGTGGGCAAGCCGCTGATGGTCAAGCTCATTGAGCTCAACCGCAAGCGCAACCGCGTGATCATCAGCCACCGCGCCATCATGGAAGCCCAGAAGGCCAAGGCCCGCGAGGAAACCGTCGGCCAGCTGGAAGCCGGCGCGCAGTTTGAAGGCGAAGTTGTCGAGATCACCGATTTCGGCGTGTTCGTCAACCTCGGCGGCATCGACGGTCTGGTTCACCGCTCGGAGCTGACCTACGGCCGCTTCAACCACCCGCGCGACGTGGTCGCCGTGGGCGACAAGGTCCAGGTGCAGGTGATCGACGTGGACGAGGGCCGCGAGCGCATCAACCTGTCCATGAAGTCGCTGACCCAGGACCCCTGGGAAGGTGCTGTGGACCGGTACAGCGTCGGCCAGCGCGTCAAGGGCAAGGTCACCAACCTGACCAACTTCGGGGCCTTCGTGGAACTCGAGTCCGGTCTGGAAGGTCTGGTCCACGTCAGCGAGATGAGCTGGACCAAGCGCGTGCGTCACCCCAATGAGGTCATGAAGGAAGGCGACGAGGTCGAGGCCGTCATCCTGCGTATTGACCCCAAGGAGCGCCGCATCAGCCTGGGCATCCGTCAGACCACCGACGATCCCTGGAGCGCGCTGCCTGACCGCTACCCGCCCGGCACGCCGGTCAAGGGCAAGATCACCGGCATGACCGATTTCGGCGTGTTCATGGAGATCGAGGAAGGCATCGAGGGTCTGATCCACATCAGCGAACTCGATACCGCGCGCGTCAACAACCCGGCCGACCTGTTCAAGAAGGGTGACGAGATTGAGGCCATGATCCTCAACATCGATCCCGTCGAGCAGCGCGCCAGCCTGAGCCGTCGCCGCTTCCTGGGTGGGGGCGCTCCCCCCGCGCAGCGCGACTACGTCAGCCAGGGCGGCGGCAGCCGCAGCGACCGTTACGGCGGCGCACCCGGCGGTGGCCGCAGCGGCGGTCGCGGTGGACGTGGCGGCGGAGCCGACTACAACTACAACGCCAAGGACGCCAGCCAGGGCGGCAAGATCAGCACCAAGCTGGGCGACGTGTACGCCGACCTGTTTGCGCAGTTCGGTCTGGGCGGCGACAAGAAGGACGAGGCCACCAGCGCCGAGTCTGCCGATACCGCCAGCACCGACACCTCCAACGAGGACACCCAGGCCTAA
- the ppk1 gene encoding polyphosphate kinase 1 — translation MGETRTHSTVANPESRYLNRELSWLAFNERVLAEARDLRNPPLERLKYAAICGSNLDEFFMVRVAGIHRQIVAGVNTPGLDGLLPRETLALVRERTQGMLREIEKTTRKALKALMDEGVKLTRVADLGKRARASLREHYLAEIQPVLTPLVVDPSHPFPYLSNLSLNLAVLLRGASDGSPDFARVKVPVGVLPRVVVIGDALLMLEDVIAANIGDLFKGREVLAAHVFRVTRNTDYEFEEEEAEDLLATIEDGLRRRRFGAAVRLEVVRDTPVRLVAFLQERLRLAPEDIFLLEGPLGSADLMGLPIERPDLGFPPYAPAVPDLDGDEENGIFETLRRGDVLLHHPYDGFANILNFLEEASRDPQVLAIKQTLYRTGDDPRLLAALRTAAENGKQVVALIELKARFDEQRNISWARKLERAGAHVVYGMAGLKTHAKVTLIVRREEGGLRRYVHIGTGNYNPKTARLYTDLSLLSADPELGTDVAELFNHLTGYAAAEYTHLLVAPDTARNGLEALLERESEHARAGHDAWARIKVNSLTDPAMIEALYAAAGAGVRIDLIIRGVCCLRPGVPGLSETVRVRSLLGRYLEHARVYAFGNGGHPEVYFGSADWMSRNLDRRVEVIAPVLDDTHRDQFLDILETEWTDHRGSWELCLDGEYEKLPGDDSAQQTFALARHPAQSPPV, via the coding sequence ATGGGTGAAACGCGCACGCACAGCACGGTCGCCAATCCCGAGAGCCGCTACCTCAACCGCGAGCTGTCGTGGCTGGCCTTCAACGAACGGGTGCTGGCCGAGGCGCGTGACCTGCGCAACCCCCCGCTGGAACGCCTGAAATATGCGGCCATCTGCGGCAGCAACCTCGACGAGTTCTTCATGGTGCGCGTGGCGGGCATTCACCGCCAGATTGTGGCTGGGGTGAATACGCCGGGCCTGGACGGTCTGCTCCCGCGCGAGACCCTGGCGCTGGTGCGCGAGCGGACCCAGGGCATGTTGCGCGAGATCGAGAAGACCACCCGCAAGGCGCTCAAGGCCCTGATGGACGAGGGCGTCAAGCTCACGCGGGTGGCCGACCTGGGCAAGCGCGCCCGCGCCAGCCTGCGCGAGCATTACCTCGCCGAGATTCAGCCGGTGCTCACGCCGCTGGTGGTGGATCCCAGCCACCCGTTTCCGTACCTCAGCAACCTCAGCCTGAACCTCGCAGTGCTGCTCAGGGGCGCGTCGGACGGATCGCCGGATTTTGCCCGCGTCAAGGTACCGGTGGGTGTGCTGCCGCGTGTGGTGGTCATCGGGGACGCACTGCTGATGCTCGAGGACGTGATCGCCGCGAACATCGGCGACCTGTTCAAGGGCCGGGAGGTGCTTGCGGCCCACGTCTTCCGGGTGACCCGCAATACCGATTACGAGTTCGAGGAGGAGGAGGCCGAGGACCTGCTCGCGACCATTGAGGACGGCCTGCGCCGCCGCCGCTTTGGGGCCGCCGTGCGGCTGGAGGTGGTGCGCGATACGCCCGTCCGGCTGGTGGCCTTCTTGCAGGAGCGCCTGCGGCTGGCGCCCGAGGACATCTTCCTGCTGGAAGGTCCGCTGGGCAGCGCCGACCTGATGGGCCTGCCCATCGAGCGCCCGGATCTGGGCTTTCCCCCCTACGCTCCGGCGGTTCCCGATCTGGACGGCGATGAGGAGAACGGCATCTTTGAGACCCTGCGCCGGGGGGACGTGCTGCTGCATCACCCCTACGACGGCTTTGCCAACATCCTGAATTTTCTGGAGGAGGCCAGCCGCGATCCCCAGGTGCTCGCGATCAAGCAGACGCTGTACCGCACCGGCGACGATCCCCGCCTGCTTGCCGCGCTGCGGACCGCCGCCGAGAACGGCAAGCAGGTGGTGGCCCTGATCGAGCTCAAGGCCCGCTTTGACGAGCAGCGCAACATCAGCTGGGCACGCAAACTGGAACGCGCCGGGGCGCACGTGGTGTACGGCATGGCGGGCCTCAAGACCCATGCCAAGGTCACGCTGATCGTGCGGCGCGAGGAGGGGGGGCTGCGGCGCTACGTGCACATCGGCACCGGCAACTACAATCCCAAGACCGCCCGCCTGTACACCGACCTGAGCCTGCTGAGCGCCGATCCCGAACTCGGCACCGATGTGGCCGAGCTGTTCAATCACCTCACCGGCTACGCGGCGGCCGAGTACACCCACCTGCTCGTGGCTCCTGACACCGCCCGCAACGGCCTGGAAGCCCTGTTGGAGCGCGAGTCGGAGCACGCCCGTGCCGGGCACGACGCCTGGGCGCGCATCAAGGTGAACTCCCTGACCGACCCGGCCATGATCGAGGCGCTGTACGCGGCGGCCGGGGCCGGGGTCCGCATCGATCTGATCATCCGGGGCGTGTGCTGCCTGCGTCCCGGGGTACCGGGCCTCTCCGAGACGGTGCGGGTTCGCAGCCTGCTGGGCCGGTATCTGGAACACGCCCGCGTCTACGCCTTTGGCAACGGGGGACATCCGGAAGTGTATTTCGGCAGCGCCGACTGGATGAGCCGCAACCTCGACCGCCGCGTGGAGGTGATTGCCCCGGTGCTTGACGACACCCACCGTGACCAGTTCCTGGACATTCTGGAAACCGAGTGGACCGACCACCGCGGGTCGTGGGAACTGTGTCTGGACGGCGAGTACGAGAAACTGCCGGGCGACGACAGCGCCCAGCAAACCTTTGCGCTCGCGCGTCACCCGGCCCAGTCTCCACCGGTCTGA